The Gammaproteobacteria bacterium sequence GAATTTGTTATTGGTCTCGGACCCCGGCATACAAAAAGCCGGACTATTGGAGGTCGCATTAACTAGCCTAGCCAGTAAAAATATCACAGTATCCTTGTTTGTGGATGTAGAGGCGGATCCGTCTGACAAGATCATCCAACAAGGCTTTGAGCAACTTAAACGGGACAATTGTGATGGCGTGATCGGTTTGGGTGGTGGCAGCTCCATGGATGTTGCCAAAGTTATCGCCGTGCTGGCCAAAGAGCAACAAGTACTTGCCGAAATTTACGGCGTAGACAACATCCGCAGTGGCCGTCTTCCACTCATACAAATACCGACCACTGCAGGAACCGGATCGGAGGCGACCATGGTATCGGTTGTGACTACCGGTGAGACCACCAAATCGGGCGTGGTCAGTCGCAGCTTATTAGGGGATGCGATAATTCTGGATCCCGAACTCACCTTGGGTTTGCCTGCACACATAACGGCAGCCACCGGTATCGATGCCATGGTGCACGCGATCGAGTCTTTTACCAGTGTGCGCCTGAAGAATCCTATTTCCGATATGTTGGCAAAAGAAGCCTTGCGCTTGTTGTCGGGCTCAATACGAGTCGCCGTTAAAGACGGCAGTAATGTAAAAGCTCGTAGCGATATGTTGTTAGGTGCAATGTACGCCGGGCAAGCTTTCGCCAATGCCCCGGTAGCTGCGGTACATGCTTTGGCGTATCCATTGGGCGGCTATTATCACATCCCTCACGGTCTGAGCAACTCTTTGGTGCTGCCACACGTGTTGCGCTTTAATGGTCGCGATGCCGATGATCTGTACGCTGAACTGGTGCCATGTATTTCCGATTGCCAACCAAATTCGGCTGAACATGTGTCGCAGCCGGCTGAAATGATGGCTGAGTATTTTCTTGAATTAGCCAAAGACCTTGGCATTCCTACAACTTTACAAGCCATGAATATTGAAAAGGGCGATCTCGACATGTTAGCTGAAGCGGGTATGCAACAACAAAGATTGCTCATTAATAACCCGCGTGAAGTGAGCTATGCTGACGCTCAAGCAATTTATAACGCCGCTTACTGAATTGTCGTGAATAAATAATATGAAAAATATTCCAAAAAAACAAGACTATCGTTATTTTGTGGATGTCACTACACGTTGGATGGATAACGATATTTACGGCCATGTAAATAATGCTACTTATTATTCGTATTTTGATACAGCTGCCAACAAATATTTGATCGATAAATGTGAATTGGATATTCAAAACTCCGATACCGTCGGATTCGTTGTTGCATCCTCGTGCGAGTATCATGCACCGATCGCGTACCCGGATAAACTTGCTGTAGGAGTCCGGGTAGGAAAGCTGGGAAATTCTTCGGTGACTTACGCAATCGGGATTTTTAAACAGAATTCAGATCAGGCTGTCGCACATGGCAATTTTACCCACGTGTTCGTGGATCGCGCGAGTGGGCAATCCACTCCGATTCCTGAAAATATTCGTAATGCATTGATTGCGATCTTGGAGAAATAATTCAAATTAAATTTTTTTGGGATGAAAATTATTCACAAGTTGAACAGCTGCATTTGCTCATTAAGT is a genomic window containing:
- a CDS encoding acyl-CoA thioesterase; protein product: MKNIPKKQDYRYFVDVTTRWMDNDIYGHVNNATYYSYFDTAANKYLIDKCELDIQNSDTVGFVVASSCEYHAPIAYPDKLAVGVRVGKLGNSSVTYAIGIFKQNSDQAVAHGNFTHVFVDRASGQSTPIPENIRNALIAILEK
- a CDS encoding iron-containing alcohol dehydrogenase — its product is MKSFLFSTVPDTHVGPGSVSKLGDIADELNLKNLLLVSDPGIQKAGLLEVALTSLASKNITVSLFVDVEADPSDKIIQQGFEQLKRDNCDGVIGLGGGSSMDVAKVIAVLAKEQQVLAEIYGVDNIRSGRLPLIQIPTTAGTGSEATMVSVVTTGETTKSGVVSRSLLGDAIILDPELTLGLPAHITAATGIDAMVHAIESFTSVRLKNPISDMLAKEALRLLSGSIRVAVKDGSNVKARSDMLLGAMYAGQAFANAPVAAVHALAYPLGGYYHIPHGLSNSLVLPHVLRFNGRDADDLYAELVPCISDCQPNSAEHVSQPAEMMAEYFLELAKDLGIPTTLQAMNIEKGDLDMLAEAGMQQQRLLINNPREVSYADAQAIYNAAY